The Vicinamibacterales bacterium genome has a window encoding:
- a CDS encoding peptidylprolyl isomerase yields the protein MNKLLVFLICLATPAAAQSLQERMLVAEDARPATEPGLAPLLEGLKGNGRRTAIRAIGRLERPALIPLIAPALADGVGIRAEAANALAQMARTPAAVIDVEKLLLDRAAVDAELNTWEPWGEIAAALGRLPYDTAEQAAAAEAVLVTGLPSPDSMNDVDSAALIGSARGFESLARTVRAKKLPPLGQRTWDLLRWAATAQRPAADPRSVLTRRLAMAALVTGNQATPSVIERGLLDADAEVRRFAAAAAATDAALSDRDALLKRAMADREARVRLEGLRGWGRQLQKTSCAPVRAALKDADPHVRLQAIDQLGAGCPAAEGPSSELGALVESLSMQPRMWHAPAHAVVSLARTQPDDARKALPRFIEHPTWQVRMYAARAAAALGAVAALTTLMGDRVDNVREAALTALIELKRPEVVPAAIDSLSRSDYQLVLSAVRALEDKTLAPKATAPLIAALGRITKEHKDTSRDPRMAILNRLHAYGDATQAVNIEGYLKDFDPAVAAKAAEMLTAWTGRPRPAEPQPLPAPGVTMAAVNALRGKALRFHMAGRGSFDISLEVDAAPLSVLRIARRAGEGYYDGLTFHRIAPNFVIQGGSPGANEYSGEPFFMRDEPGLHLRGTVGVSTRGRDTGDAQIFVNMIDSPRLDHIYTVFGGVIAGMDVVDGILEGDVIQRVELVSR from the coding sequence ATGAACAAACTGCTGGTTTTCTTGATCTGTCTCGCGACGCCGGCAGCCGCGCAGTCCCTGCAGGAGCGGATGCTGGTCGCCGAGGATGCACGGCCGGCCACCGAACCGGGGCTGGCGCCGCTGCTCGAAGGCCTGAAGGGCAACGGGCGGCGCACCGCGATTCGAGCGATCGGCCGGCTCGAGCGGCCGGCGCTGATCCCGCTGATCGCGCCGGCGCTGGCGGATGGCGTCGGCATTCGCGCCGAGGCCGCCAACGCGCTCGCGCAAATGGCGCGCACGCCCGCGGCGGTGATCGACGTGGAGAAGCTGCTCCTCGACCGGGCGGCCGTGGACGCCGAACTCAACACGTGGGAGCCCTGGGGCGAGATCGCCGCCGCGCTCGGCCGGCTGCCGTACGATACCGCCGAACAGGCGGCGGCCGCCGAGGCCGTGCTGGTGACCGGCCTGCCGTCGCCCGACTCGATGAACGACGTGGACTCGGCCGCGCTGATCGGATCCGCGCGCGGCTTCGAGTCGCTGGCGCGCACGGTGCGCGCGAAGAAACTGCCGCCACTGGGCCAGCGGACCTGGGATCTGCTGCGGTGGGCGGCCACCGCGCAGCGGCCGGCGGCCGATCCGCGATCAGTGTTGACCCGCCGTCTGGCAATGGCGGCGCTCGTCACCGGCAACCAGGCGACCCCTTCCGTGATCGAGCGCGGCTTGCTCGATGCGGATGCGGAAGTCCGTCGCTTCGCGGCGGCAGCCGCGGCCACTGATGCGGCGTTGAGCGATCGCGACGCGCTCCTGAAGCGCGCGATGGCCGACAGGGAAGCGCGCGTCAGGCTGGAAGGCCTGCGCGGGTGGGGACGCCAGTTGCAGAAGACGTCGTGCGCGCCGGTCCGCGCCGCCCTCAAGGACGCCGACCCGCACGTGCGGCTGCAGGCCATCGATCAGCTCGGCGCCGGCTGCCCCGCGGCGGAAGGCCCGTCGTCTGAGTTGGGCGCACTGGTCGAGTCGCTGTCGATGCAGCCGCGCATGTGGCACGCGCCGGCGCACGCCGTCGTGTCGCTCGCCCGCACGCAGCCGGACGACGCCCGGAAGGCGCTGCCGCGCTTCATCGAACACCCGACGTGGCAGGTGCGGATGTACGCCGCCCGCGCCGCGGCCGCGCTGGGCGCCGTGGCGGCGCTCACCACGCTGATGGGCGACCGCGTCGACAACGTGCGTGAAGCCGCGCTGACCGCTTTGATCGAACTGAAGCGTCCCGAGGTGGTGCCGGCGGCGATCGATTCGTTGAGCCGCAGCGACTATCAACTGGTGCTGTCCGCCGTCCGCGCGCTGGAAGACAAGACGCTGGCGCCGAAGGCCACCGCGCCGCTGATCGCGGCGCTGGGCCGCATCACGAAGGAGCACAAAGACACCTCGCGCGATCCGCGGATGGCCATCCTGAACCGGCTGCACGCCTACGGCGATGCGACGCAGGCGGTGAACATCGAGGGTTACCTCAAGGACTTCGATCCGGCGGTGGCCGCCAAGGCCGCGGAGATGCTGACGGCCTGGACCGGCCGGCCGCGCCCGGCAGAGCCGCAGCCGCTGCCGGCGCCGGGCGTGACCATGGCGGCCGTCAACGCGCTTCGCGGCAAGGCGCTCCGCTTCCACATGGCCGGCCGCGGATCGTTCGACATCTCGCTCGAGGTGGATGCCGCCCCACTGTCAGTGCTTCGCATTGCGCGCCGCGCCGGTGAAGGCTACTACGACGGCCTGACCTTCCACCGCATTGCGCCAAACTTCGTCATCCAGGGCGGCAGCCCGGGCGCGAATGAGTACAGCGGGGAGCCGTTCTTCATGCGCGACGAGCCGGGGCTCCACCTGCGCGGCACGGTGGGCGTCTCCACGCGCGGCCGCGACACCGGCGACGCGCAGATCTTCGTCAACATGATCGATTCCCCGCGACTCGATCACATCTACACCGTGTTTGGCGGCGTGATCGCGGGCATGGACGTGGTGGACGGCATCCTCGAAGGCGATGTCATTCAACGCGTGGAGCTGGTCAGCCGCTGA
- a CDS encoding pyridoxal phosphate-dependent aminotransferase produces MTSSRLPANLEPNALTRAVNAKRRRGVAVADLTESNPTRVGLNYPAGLLAPLADPQGLAYDPQPLGLWPARAAVAGDFRRKGIVISADRVAVTSSTSEAYALLFKLFCDAGDAVLVPRPSYPLFEHLARLESVTALTYDLEYHGTWRIDIDSVRRAIGPRVKALLIVSPNNPTGSFLHRDDLAALSELSAVHGWPIIGDEVFADYALDPAPSATPVMAASDVLTFSLGGLSKSAGLPQVKLGWIGVGGPAAKVDEALAAYEIVADTYLSVSTPVQVAAPALIEQGALVRAQILARVRHNLATLRTQAAAMPSVNVLPVEGGWSAVVQVPAVRSEDALVLELLDVDDVLVHPGYFFDFAREAYIVVSLLPEPSVFAPAIARVLRRASAGPAA; encoded by the coding sequence ATGACGTCTTCGCGCCTCCCTGCCAACCTCGAACCCAACGCCCTCACTCGCGCGGTCAACGCCAAGCGCCGCCGCGGCGTGGCCGTTGCCGACCTGACCGAATCGAACCCGACGCGGGTGGGCCTGAACTACCCGGCCGGCCTGCTCGCGCCGCTCGCCGATCCGCAGGGGCTCGCCTACGATCCGCAGCCGCTCGGCCTGTGGCCCGCTCGCGCCGCGGTCGCCGGCGACTTCCGCCGCAAGGGCATCGTCATTTCGGCGGATCGCGTCGCCGTCACCTCCAGTACCAGCGAGGCCTACGCGCTGCTGTTCAAGCTGTTCTGTGACGCGGGCGACGCCGTGCTGGTGCCGCGGCCCAGCTACCCGCTGTTCGAGCACCTCGCTCGTCTCGAGTCTGTTACAGCGCTGACCTACGATCTCGAGTATCACGGCACCTGGCGCATCGACATCGACTCGGTGCGGCGCGCCATCGGCCCCCGGGTGAAAGCGCTGCTGATCGTGTCGCCCAACAACCCCACCGGATCGTTCCTGCACCGCGACGATTTGGCCGCCCTGTCGGAACTGAGCGCCGTTCACGGCTGGCCGATCATCGGCGACGAAGTGTTCGCCGACTACGCGCTCGATCCGGCGCCGTCGGCGACGCCCGTGATGGCCGCCAGCGACGTGCTGACCTTCAGCCTCGGCGGCCTGTCAAAATCCGCGGGCCTGCCGCAGGTGAAGCTGGGCTGGATCGGCGTGGGCGGCCCGGCCGCGAAAGTCGATGAGGCCCTGGCGGCGTACGAGATCGTGGCCGACACCTACCTGTCGGTGTCCACGCCCGTGCAGGTGGCCGCGCCCGCTCTCATCGAGCAGGGCGCGCTCGTGCGCGCGCAGATTCTCGCGCGGGTCCGGCACAATCTCGCCACGCTGCGCACCCAGGCCGCCGCCATGCCGTCGGTGAACGTGCTGCCGGTTGAAGGCGGCTGGTCGGCGGTCGTGCAAGTGCCCGCCGTCCGATCCGAAGATGCCCTCGTCCTCGAACTGCTCGATGTGGACGACGTGCTGGTGCATCCGGGATATTTCTTCGACTTCGCGCGAGAGGCGTATATCGTGGTGAGCTTGTTGCCGGAGCCGTCCGTATTCGCGCCCGCGATCGCCCGCGTCCTGCGGCGCGCGTCCGCAGGTCCCGCCGCATGA
- the malQ gene encoding 4-alpha-glucanotransferase — translation MMRRQSGISVPLFSLASSQSWGIGEFTDLAMFARWAAEAGQSVLQILPINEMPPIERSPYSAMSAMALDPIYISLPQVVDFAGQGGELALTDDDMATLRSLRQSPRIEYAEVRTLKERWLRKCFERFLRLEVSRGTPRAGKFDAFAAEEAWWLDEYALFRALHALHEELPWHLWPEPLARAEPATVAAARRALHAEIRYRMYLQWLAADQWAEAKRLAWPTRIFGDLPFMNSADSPDVWARQPEFRFDATIGVPPDAFAENGQDWGLPPWRWDVMAATDFAWMRARARRYAALYDGFRIDHLVGLYRMYVRPIDQRLPAFFEPGDEPAQTRLGERLIGILGAGTPAPELIAEDLGVIPPFVRESMARLDLPGLKVLRWERHWDRPETPLIDPRDFPELSVATTGTHDIEPLAATDDGQTDAQRSAVLQSLLAAGSCLTLIPLQDVFGWTDRINTPAVVDAINWTWRLPWPVDTWLDREDTIEQADRLRAWTRAAGR, via the coding sequence ATGATGCGCCGGCAGAGCGGCATCAGCGTGCCGCTGTTCTCCCTGGCCTCCTCCCAGAGCTGGGGGATAGGCGAGTTCACCGACCTGGCGATGTTCGCGCGGTGGGCCGCCGAGGCGGGGCAGTCCGTCCTCCAGATTCTGCCGATCAACGAGATGCCGCCAATCGAGCGATCGCCGTACTCGGCGATGTCGGCGATGGCGCTCGATCCCATCTACATCTCGCTGCCGCAGGTCGTCGATTTCGCCGGGCAGGGCGGTGAGCTGGCGCTGACCGACGACGACATGGCGACGCTGCGGTCGTTGCGGCAGTCGCCGCGGATCGAGTACGCCGAGGTCCGCACGCTCAAGGAGCGATGGCTGCGCAAATGCTTCGAGCGGTTCCTGCGGCTCGAGGTGTCGAGGGGCACGCCGCGGGCCGGCAAGTTCGACGCCTTCGCCGCCGAAGAAGCCTGGTGGCTCGACGAGTACGCGCTGTTCCGGGCGCTGCATGCGCTGCACGAGGAGCTGCCGTGGCACTTGTGGCCGGAGCCGCTGGCCCGCGCCGAGCCGGCCACGGTCGCAGCGGCGCGACGCGCCCTCCACGCCGAGATTCGCTACCGGATGTACCTGCAATGGCTGGCCGCCGACCAGTGGGCGGAAGCCAAGCGGCTGGCGTGGCCGACCCGTATTTTCGGCGATCTGCCGTTCATGAATTCCGCCGACAGCCCCGACGTGTGGGCGCGGCAGCCGGAATTCCGCTTCGACGCCACCATCGGCGTGCCGCCGGATGCCTTCGCCGAGAACGGCCAGGACTGGGGCCTGCCGCCGTGGCGCTGGGACGTGATGGCCGCCACCGACTTTGCGTGGATGCGCGCGCGCGCCAGACGCTACGCGGCGCTCTACGACGGCTTCCGCATCGACCACCTCGTCGGCCTGTACCGCATGTACGTCCGGCCGATCGACCAGCGCCTGCCCGCCTTCTTCGAGCCGGGCGACGAGCCGGCGCAGACCCGGTTGGGCGAACGGCTGATCGGCATCCTCGGCGCCGGGACGCCGGCGCCCGAGTTGATCGCCGAAGACCTGGGCGTGATCCCGCCCTTCGTGCGCGAATCGATGGCGCGTCTCGACCTGCCCGGCCTCAAGGTCCTGCGCTGGGAACGGCACTGGGACCGGCCGGAGACGCCGCTGATCGATCCCAGGGATTTTCCTGAATTGTCCGTGGCCACCACCGGCACGCACGACATCGAGCCGCTGGCTGCCACCGACGATGGGCAGACCGACGCGCAGCGTTCCGCGGTCCTGCAGTCGCTGCTGGCCGCCGGCTCGTGCCTCACGCTGATTCCGCTGCAGGACGTGTTCGGGTGGACGGATCGCATCAACACGCCCGCGGTCGTGGACGCGATCAACTGGACGTGGCGCCTGCCGTGGCCGGTGGATACCTGGCTCGACCGGGAAGACACCATCGAGCAGGCCGATCGCCTCAGGGCGTGGACCCGCGCCGCCGGTCGATAA
- a CDS encoding thioredoxin-like domain-containing protein, producing MSEAEDQTAGAPEGPIPAPSLDGAVAWLNVASPVSMAQLRGKVVILDFWTYGCVNCMHILRDLKTLEQRFPDELVVIGVHSPKFSNEKDTDNLKRILVRYEIEHPVANDAEHHIWRRYGVQAWPTRVIIDPAGNIVGTAMGEGNLEGFISAIRTVVRVFDERGEIDRAPLALDLEHARHADRPLLYPGKVLADEASGRLFIADSNHNRIVVAAIDVASGFSRTTARLIETVGSGLQGDNDGIFTQARFYRPQGLALGPDHDLYVADTENHQVRVVDFQARAVHTVAGTGKQGAWSGEGGEAMRVDLNSPWDLALKPGILIIAMAGPHQIWVIDLLHDRVYPYAGTGEEARKDGPVNVATFAQPSGLALDGNTLYVADAEANIVRAVELPPSNTVTTLAGGDLFEFGDKDGQGDAARFQHPLGVAAHAGRVFVADTYNHKIKMLDPASRTVTTFAGTGTAGHVDGPALQARFFEPGGLSVCGDTLYIADTNNHVIRAIDLKTKQVSTLAIDGLTPPPTWSYLRP from the coding sequence ATGAGCGAAGCTGAAGACCAGACCGCCGGGGCCCCGGAAGGTCCAATACCCGCCCCATCGCTGGACGGCGCCGTGGCCTGGCTGAATGTCGCCTCTCCCGTCTCGATGGCGCAGCTCCGGGGCAAGGTTGTCATCCTCGACTTCTGGACCTACGGCTGCGTCAACTGCATGCACATCCTCCGGGACCTGAAGACGCTGGAGCAGCGGTTTCCCGACGAGCTCGTGGTGATTGGCGTCCACTCGCCGAAGTTCAGCAACGAGAAAGACACCGACAACCTGAAGCGCATCCTCGTGCGCTACGAGATCGAGCATCCCGTGGCGAACGACGCCGAGCATCACATCTGGCGGCGTTACGGCGTGCAGGCGTGGCCGACGCGCGTCATCATCGACCCCGCCGGCAACATCGTCGGCACCGCGATGGGCGAGGGCAACCTCGAGGGGTTCATCAGCGCCATTCGAACTGTCGTGCGCGTGTTCGATGAAAGAGGCGAGATCGATCGCGCGCCGCTGGCGCTCGATCTCGAACACGCGCGTCATGCCGATCGACCGTTGCTGTATCCCGGCAAGGTGCTGGCCGACGAAGCATCAGGCCGCCTCTTCATCGCCGACTCGAACCACAACCGCATCGTCGTGGCAGCCATTGATGTGGCGTCCGGCTTCAGCCGGACCACTGCCCGTCTCATCGAAACTGTCGGCTCCGGGCTGCAGGGCGACAACGACGGCATCTTCACGCAGGCCCGTTTCTATCGCCCGCAAGGCCTCGCCCTCGGCCCCGACCACGATCTCTACGTCGCCGACACGGAGAACCACCAAGTCCGCGTCGTGGACTTCCAGGCGCGCGCGGTTCACACGGTGGCGGGCACTGGCAAGCAAGGCGCGTGGAGCGGGGAGGGCGGCGAGGCCATGCGCGTCGACCTCAACTCGCCGTGGGACCTCGCGCTCAAGCCGGGCATCCTGATCATCGCCATGGCCGGACCGCATCAGATCTGGGTGATCGATCTGCTGCACGATCGGGTGTACCCCTACGCCGGCACCGGCGAAGAGGCGCGGAAGGATGGTCCGGTGAACGTGGCGACGTTCGCGCAGCCGTCAGGCCTCGCGCTGGATGGCAACACGCTCTACGTCGCCGACGCGGAGGCCAACATCGTGCGCGCCGTCGAGTTGCCGCCGTCCAACACGGTGACCACCCTCGCCGGCGGCGACCTGTTCGAGTTCGGGGACAAGGACGGGCAGGGCGATGCGGCGCGGTTCCAGCATCCACTTGGCGTCGCCGCCCACGCCGGCCGCGTGTTCGTGGCCGACACCTACAACCACAAGATCAAGATGCTGGACCCGGCGTCGCGCACGGTGACGACGTTTGCTGGAACCGGCACCGCGGGCCACGTGGACGGCCCGGCATTGCAGGCGCGGTTCTTCGAGCCGGGCGGCCTGTCGGTGTGTGGCGACACGCTTTACATCGCCGACACGAACAACCACGTCATCCGCGCGATCGACTTGAAGACCAAGCAAGTGAGCACGCTGGCGATCGACGGCCTGACGCCTCCGCCGACCTGGAGTTACCTACGGCCTTAG
- a CDS encoding ectonucleotide pyrophosphatase/phosphodiesterase: MFLRNKLMRPAVAGLLLLLAACRPAPPLPADRAIVILISIDGWRWDYLERFAPPTLSRLAAQGVRAAGLIPQFPSKTFPNHYTIVTGLTLAHHGIVSNNMRAPDIPGDFSMSNRDVLADPRWWGGEPIWNTVERQGKVAAPMFWPGSEAAIGGHHATFWRDFDNELPNADRVKQLIEWLKLPAGKRPSFLTLYFSDVDNAGHTWGPDSDQVREAAMSVDRSIGDLVAGVAAAGLTDRVNYVVVSDHGMAALSRDRMIVLDDYVDPATVDVVDWAPVLGLAPKDGDVEKLYTALKDKHPALQVYRRGEIPAIYGLADHPRLSPIIGIADEGWYITSRSETDRWDQPDRHSPGGTHGYDARARSMQGLFIASGPRLRRGLIVKPFENIHVYDLMCAVMGVEPAKNDGDAAVTRDMLR, translated from the coding sequence GTGTTTCTTCGGAACAAGCTGATGCGCCCGGCAGTGGCCGGACTGCTTCTTCTGCTCGCGGCGTGCCGTCCGGCGCCGCCGCTCCCCGCCGACCGTGCCATCGTCATCCTGATCTCGATCGACGGCTGGCGATGGGACTACCTGGAACGCTTCGCGCCGCCGACGCTGTCACGGCTCGCGGCGCAAGGCGTCCGCGCCGCGGGGCTGATCCCGCAATTCCCGTCGAAGACGTTTCCCAACCACTACACGATCGTCACCGGCCTCACGCTGGCGCACCATGGCATCGTCTCCAACAACATGCGCGCGCCGGACATTCCGGGCGACTTCTCGATGTCGAACCGCGACGTGCTGGCGGATCCGCGCTGGTGGGGGGGCGAGCCGATCTGGAACACCGTCGAGCGGCAGGGCAAGGTGGCGGCCCCCATGTTCTGGCCCGGCTCGGAAGCGGCCATCGGCGGGCATCACGCCACCTTCTGGCGCGATTTCGACAACGAGCTGCCGAACGCGGATCGCGTCAAGCAGCTGATCGAGTGGTTGAAGCTGCCCGCCGGCAAGCGCCCGTCGTTCCTGACGCTGTATTTCAGCGACGTCGACAACGCCGGCCACACGTGGGGCCCGGATTCGGATCAGGTGCGGGAGGCCGCGATGAGCGTTGATCGTTCGATTGGCGACCTGGTCGCCGGCGTGGCCGCGGCGGGCCTGACCGATCGCGTGAACTACGTCGTGGTCAGCGATCACGGGATGGCCGCCCTCAGCCGCGACCGCATGATCGTGCTGGACGACTACGTCGATCCCGCCACCGTGGACGTGGTGGATTGGGCGCCGGTGCTCGGGCTGGCGCCGAAGGATGGCGATGTCGAGAAGCTGTATACCGCGCTGAAGGACAAGCATCCCGCCCTGCAGGTCTATCGCCGTGGTGAGATTCCGGCGATCTACGGCCTCGCCGACCACCCGCGCCTGTCGCCGATCATTGGCATTGCCGATGAAGGCTGGTACATCACATCGAGGTCGGAAACGGATCGCTGGGATCAGCCCGACCGCCACTCGCCGGGCGGCACGCACGGCTACGACGCGCGGGCCAGGTCGATGCAGGGGCTGTTCATCGCCTCCGGCCCGCGGCTGCGGCGCGGGTTGATCGTCAAGCCGTTCGAGAACATTCACGTCTACGACCTGATGTGCGCGGTGATGGGCGTTGAGCCGGCGAAGAACGACGGCGATGCCGCCGTCACCAGGGACATGTTGCGATGA
- a CDS encoding type II toxin-antitoxin system PemK/MazF family toxin — MTTYKRGDVVLVKFVFADEKGVKQRPALLVSSARYHRSRREAVLAAITSNVDRLLPGDHAIGQWQDAGLPLPSTVTGIIRTIKQEMIIKKLGQLPPADLGAVDEQLRTALAL; from the coding sequence ATGACGACTTATAAGCGCGGCGATGTCGTCCTCGTGAAGTTTGTGTTTGCCGATGAGAAGGGCGTCAAACAGAGGCCAGCGCTGTTGGTGAGTTCCGCCCGCTACCACAGGAGTCGCCGCGAGGCCGTCCTCGCCGCCATCACGAGCAATGTCGACCGGCTGCTGCCTGGCGACCATGCGATTGGACAATGGCAGGACGCCGGCCTTCCATTGCCATCGACGGTCACGGGAATCATCCGCACGATCAAGCAGGAAATGATCATCAAGAAGCTCGGGCAACTTCCACCGGCCGATCTTGGTGCCGTCGACGAGCAGTTGCGCACCGCCCTCGCCCTTTGA
- a CDS encoding MFS transporter: MSPALPNRPASDSITAAGWRIVLLASLGGTLEFYDFVIFGVFARDIAAAVFPNASPIVSLMASFAAFAAGYLARPIGGIVLSHYGDRHGRRQVFLWSVFVMSAATLGMGLVPSYAQWGVAASALMVTLRLLQGFCLGGELPGALTYVVETAPRIAPLVCGVVFACVTMGVAAATAVSLSVRTWLDPALVPVYGWRIAFVIGGLGGVLSFVLRRSLEESPEFERMRSLAARQPFRELLRTHRSHVLVGCAVLAGTACFNGLFFSHLPAYLSGVLHYDPRQAVFSQTVAVIASAIGILVTGWIGDRVPPRRLLRAGVVLLLLFSYPFYLALESRSVNLTVLLVLAGLAAGLTNGSFAVLLTDLFPTRIRFTGVALVFNVSFTIFSGTAPLVATALIRETGQNASPAILMAGSALLALLGSMWVNRYGGNVLAGSK, from the coding sequence GTGTCTCCCGCCCTTCCGAACCGTCCAGCATCGGATTCCATCACCGCCGCCGGCTGGCGGATCGTGCTGCTGGCCAGCCTGGGCGGCACGCTCGAGTTCTACGACTTCGTCATCTTCGGCGTGTTCGCCAGGGACATCGCCGCCGCGGTGTTTCCCAACGCCTCGCCGATCGTCTCGCTGATGGCGTCGTTCGCCGCGTTCGCGGCCGGCTACCTCGCGCGGCCGATTGGCGGCATCGTCCTCAGCCACTACGGGGATCGCCACGGCCGCCGCCAGGTGTTCCTGTGGTCGGTGTTCGTGATGTCGGCCGCCACCCTCGGCATGGGTCTCGTGCCGTCCTATGCGCAGTGGGGCGTGGCCGCGAGCGCCCTGATGGTGACGCTGCGCCTGCTGCAGGGGTTCTGCCTGGGCGGCGAGCTGCCCGGCGCCTTGACCTACGTCGTCGAGACGGCGCCGCGGATCGCTCCGCTGGTGTGCGGCGTGGTGTTCGCGTGCGTGACCATGGGCGTGGCCGCCGCCACCGCGGTGAGCCTGTCCGTTCGCACCTGGCTGGATCCGGCGCTGGTGCCGGTCTACGGCTGGCGTATCGCCTTCGTGATTGGCGGCCTCGGCGGCGTGCTCAGCTTCGTGCTGCGGCGGTCGCTCGAAGAGTCGCCCGAGTTCGAGCGGATGCGCAGCCTGGCGGCGCGCCAGCCGTTCCGCGAGTTGCTGCGCACGCACCGGTCGCACGTGCTCGTGGGCTGCGCCGTGCTGGCGGGCACCGCCTGCTTCAACGGCCTGTTCTTCTCGCACCTGCCGGCGTACCTGTCCGGCGTGCTCCACTACGACCCGCGCCAGGCCGTGTTCTCGCAGACCGTGGCCGTGATCGCCTCCGCGATCGGCATCCTCGTCACCGGCTGGATCGGCGATCGCGTCCCGCCGCGCCGCCTGCTGCGGGCCGGCGTGGTGCTCCTGCTGCTGTTCTCGTATCCGTTCTACCTGGCGCTCGAGTCGCGCTCGGTCAACCTCACGGTGCTGCTCGTGCTGGCGGGCCTCGCCGCGGGACTCACGAACGGCTCGTTCGCCGTGCTGCTGACGGATCTGTTTCCGACGCGCATCCGCTTCACCGGCGTGGCGCTGGTGTTCAACGTCAGCTTCACGATCTTCTCCGGCACGGCGCCGCTGGTGGCCACCGCGCTCATTCGCGAAACCGGCCAGAATGCGTCGCCCGCCATCCTGATGGCCGGCAGCGCTCTTCTCGCGCTGCTTGGCAGCATGTGGGTGAATCGCTACGGTGGTAACGTTCTCGCAGGATCAAAATGA
- a CDS encoding aldo/keto reductase: MNTRRLPRLGWDLSEVGYGMWGMGGWTGSDDAESAAALDRAVALGCNFFDTAWAYGEGRSERLLGDLVRRHAGQRLLTATKVPPKDRVWPGKGTTPVSQVFPYEHIIDYTDRSLQNLGTDAIDLQQLHVWDDSWAEDDGWKRAVEDLKRAGKIRAFGISVNRWEPDNVLHALDTTLVDAVQVVYNIFDQAPEDLLFDVCAREGIGVIARVPFDEGSLTGTLTHDARWPDGDFRNIYFQPLKLAETLVRVEPLKALAAGWGEPLPSVALRFILAHKAVTTVIPGMRAMRNVEANLSVSGKPMPAEQVAALRAFRWDRKPDFRP, encoded by the coding sequence ATGAACACGCGTCGCCTGCCCCGCCTCGGCTGGGACCTCTCTGAAGTCGGCTACGGCATGTGGGGCATGGGCGGATGGACCGGGTCCGATGACGCCGAGTCGGCAGCGGCCCTGGATCGCGCGGTGGCGCTCGGCTGCAACTTCTTCGACACCGCCTGGGCGTACGGCGAGGGGCGCAGCGAACGCCTGCTCGGAGACCTGGTGCGCCGGCACGCCGGCCAGCGCCTGCTGACCGCGACCAAGGTCCCGCCCAAGGATCGCGTCTGGCCGGGCAAGGGGACCACGCCGGTGTCGCAGGTGTTCCCCTACGAGCACATCATCGACTACACCGATCGCAGCCTGCAGAACCTCGGCACGGACGCCATCGACCTGCAACAGCTTCACGTCTGGGACGACAGCTGGGCGGAAGACGATGGGTGGAAGAGGGCGGTGGAGGATCTGAAGCGAGCGGGGAAGATCCGCGCGTTCGGCATCAGCGTGAATCGCTGGGAGCCGGACAACGTGCTGCACGCCCTCGACACCACGCTGGTCGATGCCGTTCAAGTGGTCTACAACATCTTCGACCAGGCGCCGGAGGATCTGCTGTTCGACGTCTGCGCGCGCGAGGGTATCGGCGTGATCGCGCGGGTGCCGTTCGACGAGGGCAGTCTCACCGGCACGCTGACCCATGACGCGCGGTGGCCTGACGGCGACTTCCGGAACATCTACTTCCAGCCGCTCAAGCTGGCGGAGACGCTCGTGCGCGTCGAGCCGCTGAAGGCGCTGGCGGCCGGATGGGGCGAGCCGCTCCCCAGCGTGGCCCTGCGCTTCATCCTCGCCCACAAGGCGGTCACCACGGTGATCCCCGGCATGCGCGCGATGCGAAACGTCGAAGCCAACCTGTCGGTGAGCGGCAAGCCGATGCCGGCGGAGCAGGTGGCCGCCCTCCGCGCGTTCCGCTGGGACCGCAAGCCGGATTTCCGGCCATAG